Proteins encoded by one window of Yamadazyma tenuis chromosome 2, complete sequence:
- the FMP32 gene encoding Protein fmp32, mitochondrial (EggNog:ENOG503P09U; COG:S): MFTTAVKNKNILQVGMGSARRLSSITKFDTKKFVQSLQQNGGFNAQQAETAVNIVNKAINDGIYSITRNLVTKETLSSTAYEQKVDFAKLKGELQTMDKSEFNNLKKEQEQLKTDLTNLKNRIKEEITKNQAGVRLDLNLEKGRIREENSTHESKIEDTYTRIDEEIANMQMQIKQVKTQVMQWLIGVSSGTFALLLAFIRFFG; encoded by the coding sequence ATGTTTACTACAGCAGTCAAAAACAAGAATATCTTACAAGTCGGAATGGGTTCGGCCAGACGGTTATCGTCGATCACCAAGTTCgacaccaagaagtttgttCAATCgcttcaacaaaatgggGGGTTCAACGCGCAACAAGCAGAAACAGCCGTCAATATTGTTAACAAAGCCATTAACGATGGAATCTATTCGATCACCCGTAACTTGGtcaccaaagaaactcTATCGTCAACTGCGTATGAGCAGAAGGTTGACTTTGCCAAATTGAAAGGAGAGCTACAGACCATGGATAAGTCTGAGTTTAATAACCTTaagaaagaacaagagCAGTTAAAGACGGATCTAACCAATCTTAAAAACCGTATAAAGGAGGAGATCACCAAGAATCAAGCGGGTGTGAGGCTTGACttaaacttggaaaagggGCGGAtaagagaagaaaactcAACTCATGAACTGAAGATCGAAGATACTTACACCAGAATTGACGAGGAAATCGCCAATATGCAAATGCAAATCAAGCAGGTCAAAACCCAGGTCATGCAATGGTTGATCGGTGTGAGTTCTGGTACGTTTGCCTTGCTTTTGGCATTTATTCGTTTCTTTGGTTAA
- a CDS encoding uncharacterized protein (COG:D,Z; EggNog:ENOG503P0DS): protein MLAFRTLGASSKLMSRLMTRGQGSFAMNINMLGVRMYAKDSKYRNIDEFNKFKTEFKFGDGVQEHVSEGSNTKEIHSRIAEQQEEEKQQSINELLESDPRLSQLEYGSPEYKEMLFRISEEFRRKERKNRQRYESRERFKAVGYGIAAIVGIASLHQFIFHYQWYKSVFNKSSYDVDESQVKTTVTNVKKLGYMQGKLQQMLDASFLGSVLNSEQNSGLYVFGSHNGSKLPIRIEFFDHMLLKDVQISGDFLVAVADNGKVYQYTKTMKQPELVRLPSKIESCKISQGFVYFLTVSGQVVYAPRPDKEVQFISPQSRNWVGIKRDDGYSSLDLSDFNRGEKVNEMSAGDNHMLLLTNQGRLFNLKTAEGPNYGQFGTPAFAPVKNSEVPVNEVFPLTSLNNELVSDGDARFLRPRTFTHIASGSFHNLASDSNGDIWCWGKNSHGQCGMNVTHKSDVQPIPQKVFSFTDFKKILKTEVLRVEKLDCSEETSYVMLKNKNETDVLLSFGNGIKGQLGISRYLHLSNVPLVVKTLNLKEFNETTNKVQDIGIKEISSGLNHTIVKLDNVGSKKDIMIFGDNEFGQFGNGKLIRSSKPVPIPELIEPHDIVDIENMETMKSLTKRVFDPDNRLSLKESLKINGTTVEQVIKATGNSSVIYYKRK from the coding sequence ATGTTAGCATTTCGAACACTTGGTGCTAGCTCCAAGCTTATGTCCCGTTTGATGACCAGGGGCCAAGGTTCTTTTGCCATGAACATAAACATGTTGGGGGTGCGGATGTACGCTAAGGACTCGAAGTACAGAAATATCGATGAATTCAATAAGTTCAAAACcgagttcaagtttggtGACGGAGTACAAGAGCATGTTTCTGAAGgctccaacaccaaagaAATCCACTCGCGGATCGCCGAACaacaagaggaagaaaagcaGCAGAGTATCaatgagcttcttgaaaGTGATCCTCGTTTGCTGCAACTTGAGTACGGATCACCAGAGTACAAAGAGATGCTCTTTCGAATCAGTGAGGAGTTCAGACGAAAAGAGCGCAAAAATCGGCAACGATACGAGAGCCGTGAGAGGTTCAAGGCGGTTGGGTACGGAATCGCCGCCATCGTCGGTATTGCATCTCTCCATCAGTTTATATTTCACTACCAATGGTATAAATCtgtgttcaacaagtcgaGCTACGATGTGGACGAATCACAAGTGAAAACAACCGTCACCAACGTTAAAAAGCTTGGTTATATGCAAGGCAAGTTACAGCAGATGTTAGACGCTTCGTTTTTGGGGTCAGTTCTCAACTCTGAACAGAACCTGGGGTTGTATGTGTTTGGTTCTCACAATGGCAGCAAGTTGCCAATCAGAATTGAGTTTTTCGATCATATGCTTTTGAAGGATGTCCAGATCTCAGGGGACTTTTTGGTTGCAGTTGCAGACAATGGCAAGGTGTACCAGTATACTAAGACCATGAAACAACCAGAGTTAGTTCGTTTGCCTAGCAAAATAGAGCTGTGTAAAATTTCTCAAGGGTTTGTGTATTTTTTAACTGTGCTGGGACAAGTTGTCTATGCTCCTAGACCCGATAAAGAGGTGCAGTTCATCTCCCCTCAATCCAGAAACTGGGTGGGTATCAAACGTGATGATGGGTACAGCTCTCTTGACCTTTCTGACTTCAACAGAGGTGAAAAGGTGAATGAGATGTCCGCTGGAGACAACCACATGTTGCTTCTCACAAACCAGGGCAGACTATTCAACTTAAAGACCGCAGAAGGACCCAACTATGGCCAATTTGGAACTCCTGCCTTCGCTCCTGTTAAAAACTCGGAAGTCCCTGTTAATGAGGTATTCCCATTGACGTCCTTGAATAATGAGCTTGTTTCTGATGGAGATGCTAGGTTCCTTCGTCCCCGTACTTTCACCCACATCGCTAGTGGTAGCTTTCATAATTTGGCTTCTGACTCCAATGGTGATATCTGGTGTTGGGGCAAAAACTCTCATGGACAATGTGGGATGAACGTCACCCATAAGAGTGATGTGCAACCAATTCCGCAGAAAGTGTTTAGTTTCAcagacttcaagaagatcttgaagacAGAAGTCTTGAGAGTAGAAAAGCTTGATTGCAGTGAGGAAACCAGTTATGTTATGCTTAAGAACAAAAATGAAACCGATGTTTTACTAAGCTTCGGAAATGGTATAAAAGGACAACTCGGTATCAGCAGATATTTACATCTCTCTAACGTTCCTTTGGTGGTCAAGACATtaaacttgaaggagtttAATGAGACCACCAACAAGGTACAAGATATTGGTATCAAGGAAATCAGCAGTGGTCTCAACCATACCATTGTCAAATTGGACAATGTTGGATCTAAAAAGGATATCATgatttttggtgataacGAATTTGGCCAGTTCGGAAATGGGAAATTGATCCGAAGCTCCAAGCCCGTACCGATTCCTGAGTTGATTGAACCTCACGATATCGTTGATATCGAAAATATGGAAACCATGAAACTGTTGACCAAAAGAGTGTTTGATCCAGATAACAGACTCTCTTTGAAAGAGCTGTTGAAGATAAACGGTACCACCGTTGAGCAAGTGATCAAGGCCACTGGCAACAGTTCTGTGATCTACTACAAACGTAAGTAG
- the PMM1 gene encoding Phosphomannomutase 1 (BUSCO:EOG09263YFH; EggNog:ENOG503NUGP; COG:I), whose translation MSFAHKENPKTLVLFDVDGTLTPARLEVSDEMKQTLKKLREKVVIGFVGGSDLSKQVEQLGATVLEDFDYCFSENGLTAYKLGKELASQSFIGWIGEEKYNKLIKFILKYLSEIDIPVRRGTFVEFRNGMINVSPVGRNASTKERNEFEIFDKKANIRTKMVEALRENFADFGLTYSIGGQISFDVFPTGWDKTYCLQHVANEGFEEIHFFGDKSYKGGNDYEIYTDERTIGHAVDSPADTIRILNEIFKL comes from the coding sequence ATGTCTTTTGCACACAAAGAAAACCCAAAAACCTTGGTTTTGTTCGACGTCGACGGGACTTTGACTCCCGCCAGATTGGAAGTTTCAGATGAAATGAAAcaaaccttgaagaagttgcgTGAAAAGGTTGTGAttggttttgttggtggCTCGGACTTGAGTAAACAAGTCGAACAGTTAGGAGCTACTGTTTTGGAGGACTTTGACTACTGTTTTTCCGAAAACGGTTTGACTGCCTACAAGTTGGGTAAGGAATTAGCATCCCAATCTTTCATTGGTTGGATCGGTGAAGAAAAGtacaacaagttgattaaGTTCATATTGAAGTACTTGTCTGAGATCGATATTCCAGTTAGAAGAGGTACTTTTGTTGAATTCAGAAACGGTATGATCAACGTTTCTCCAGTGGGTAGAAATGCCTCCACTAAGGAAAGaaatgaatttgaaatctttgacaAGAAGGCCAACATCAGAACCAAGATGGTTGAAGCCTTGAGAGAAAACTTCGCTGACTTCGGTTTGACTTACTCCATTGGTGGTCAAATCTCGTTTGACGTTTTCCCAACTGGTTGGGACAAGACCTATTGTTTGCAACACGTTGCCAATGAAgggtttgaagaaatccacTTTTTTGGTGACAAGTCTTACAAGGGTGGTAACGATTACGAAATCTACACCGACGAAAGAACCATTGGTCATGCCGTCGATTCCCCAGCAGACACTATTAGAATCTTGAATGAAATCTTTAAATTGTAG
- the BUD20 gene encoding Bud site selection protein 20 (COG:A; EggNog:ENOG503P4C5), producing the protein MGRYSVKRYKTKRRTRDLDLVYDDLSSKESIYRLKNQPVDENLPGLGQYYCIECAKYFETQRMLDHHTKSKKHKRRVKELHQRPYTSLESEAASGVNMLKFMESVDKYKRIEQYKKENKQELEELIAQKNPDLDTILGVNDAAEETDAATEAATAGDNDADMMQ; encoded by the coding sequence ATGGGAAGGTACAGTGTAAAGAGATATAAAACTAAGAGAAGAACCAGAGACTTGGATCTTGTCTACGATGACCTCTCACTGAAGGAGAGCATCTATaggttgaagaaccagCCGGTGGACGAAAACTTACCGGGATTGGGTCAGTACTACTGTATCGAATGTGCCAAATACTTTGAGACCCAGAGGATGTTGGATCACCACACCAAGAGTAAAAAGCACAAGAGAAGAGTCAAGGAATTGCACCAGAGGCCGTACACCTCGTTGGAAAGTGAAGCTGCCTCGGGTGTTAatatgttgaagttcatggAGTCTGTTGACAAGTATAAGCGGATTGAGCAgtacaagaaagaaaacaagcaagaacttgaagaattaaTCGCCCAGAAAAATCCAGATTTGGATACTATTCTTGGCGTCAATGACGCTGCTGAAGAGACGGATGCTGCAACCGAAGCTGCTACTGCTGGTGACAATGATGCTGATATGATGCAATAG
- the OTU1 gene encoding ubiquitin-specific protease otu1 (COG:O,T; BUSCO:EOG09263S1E; EggNog:ENOG503NWMT; MEROPS:MER0116525) has translation MRIKVKTPTKVKVLTIDDNLTESQLLEELHADTELFPGLSKISTIKTGFPPKPLSIPPSETIRKYIHNGDQLLIEVGDEKSPESRENPISKEVNDDIPNVHIGELNQYLILRNIKDDNSCMFNAIGYATKTDSATEMRAVCASYIMSDPDKFDEVTLGRSNDDYCSWITKKDSWGGAIELGILSDYYKVRINCIDIESGNIIKFENEDSPPSSFINLVYSGIHYDVLSANPILSTSEKDKDIDTSLWQRGSPEETPIMKAAESLCKLLQTKNYTTNTTRFRIRCLECYDVLVGETGAAKHANEKGHFRFGEV, from the coding sequence ATGAGAATAAAGGTCAAAACCCCAACTAAAGTTAAAGTCCTAACAATCGATGACAACTTAACCGAGTCGCAGCTACTAGAGGAACTTCACGCTGACACAGAACTTTTTCCTGGTCTCTCTAAAATACTGACCATCAAAACCGGCTTTCCTCCCAAGCCCCTCTCCATCCCTCCCAGCGAGACTATCAGAAAGTATATCCACAATGGAGACCAGCTATTGATTGAGGTCGGAGATGAGAAGTCACCAGAATCAAGGGAGAACCCCATCTCGAAGGAAGTCAACGACGATATTCCCAACGTCCATATCGGTGAATTGAACCAATATCTTATTCTACGCAATATCAAGGACGATAACTCGTGTATGTTCAATGCCATTGGATACGCCACTAAAACCGACTCAGCCACCGAAATGAGAGCCGTGTGTGCTTCATATATCATGTCTGACCCCGACAAGTTCGACGAAGTGACGCTTGGCCGGTCTAATGATGACTACTGTTCTTGgatcaccaagaaggaCTCGTGGGGAGGCGCTATCGAGCTTGGGATCTTGAGCGACTACTACAAAGTCCGGATAAATTGCATCGACATTGAGCTGGGAAATATCATaaagtttgaaaatgaagattCTCCTCCAAGCtctttcatcaacttaGTGTACTCGGGAATTCATTACGATGTTTTGAGTGCAAACCCCATTCTCAGCACCCTGGAAAAAGACAAGGACATTGACACTAGTTTATGGCAGCGTGGATCTCCTGAAGAGACTCCCATTATGAAAGCCGCTGAATCATTGTGCAAGTTGTTGCAAACCAAAAACTATACTACCAATACAACACGGTTCCGAATTCGATGTCTCGAGTGCTATGATGTGCTCGTTGGAGAAACAGGGGCAGCTAAACATGCCAATGAAAAGGGCCATTTtagatttggagaagtatGA
- a CDS encoding uncharacterized protein (COG:J; EggNog:ENOG503NVIY; BUSCO:EOG0926142H) codes for MSFDTQIFCRQPRTVGLINKYSDVESFPKPAAECRSAVYSANGKYFGYTQPTEVVVFSTETNKVLLKIELSDVFDIAFSPNGTYLCMWRKPVMLNKESGVWSKNVKIFNIANARIIMEWSNKHQNGWKPQFTQDENLFAKGTFNQKEIEFFDMSNAANVEQVTSAAFRYKPELPYQSFSISPGLNPYLAIFTPEKSGKPANVSIYNIPNFNQAVCSKNFFKAEQCQLKWNSLGTALLALASIDHDTTNQSYYGETNLYLLGIAGSYNSRIDLKKEGPIHDICWSPTAREFAVIYGYMPSETSFFDARGNLIHSLPTLPRNTILYSPHGKYILVAGFGNLQGTVDIYDRQDKFRKVVSFEASNTSVCSWSPDGRYILTATTSPRLRVDNGLKVWHFSGRLIYYREYTELFAVGWKPAKVEDFPAISKSEPIPGPEASAREYLEKKQSAASSSAKKPAGAYRPPHARNGDSAPKATSLYQRELASSNQPSTFTPGIRQRAVPGAAPVVAKESKTAAKNRKKRETQKKKEEEDEAAATAAATAAATSAESTPKPEEAQPEAGAVVGGVSSIEEKRIRSLLKKLRAIESLKMKQAYGETLEDTQISKINKEDEIRKELDNLGWSE; via the exons ATGTCATTCGACACGCAAATATTTT GCCGTCAACCAAGAACCGTAgggttgatcaacaaataCTCAGATGTGGAATCGTTTCCAAAACCAGCCGCCGAATGCAGAAGTGCTGTTTATTCGGCAAATGGCAAGTACTTTGGGTACACACAACCCACcgaggtggtggtgttttcCACTGAAACCAACaaagtgttgttgaaaatcGAATTAAGTGATGTTTTTGACATTGCCTTCTCACCAAATGGGACCTATTTGTGTATGTGGCGCAAACCAGTAATGCTCAATAAAGAGAGTGGAGTCTGGAGCAAAAAcgtcaagatcttcaacattGCGAACGCTAGAATCATTATGGAGTGGTCTAATAAGCACCAGAATGGTTGGAAACCCCAATTTACTCAGGATGAAAACCTTTTTGCCAAAGGTACATTCAACCAAAAAGAAATCGAATTCTTTGACATGTCCAATGCCGCTAACGTCGAGCAAGTGACTTCAGCTGCATTCAGATACAAGCCTGAACTCCCGTATCAAAGTTTTAGTATCAGTCCTGGTTTAAACCCGTACCTTGCCATCTTCACACCCGAAAAGTCTGGTAAGCCAGCCAACGTCTCAATTTATAATATTCCCAACTTTAACCAAGCGGTATGCCTGaagaactttttcaaagcCGAACAGTGTCAGTTGAAATGGAACTCTTTGGGAACCGcattattggcattggctCTGATTGATCATGATACTACCAACCAGTCGTACTATGGAGAAACCAACTTATACCTTTTGGGAATCGCCGGGCTGTATAACTCGAGAATcgatttgaagaaagaggGACCAATCCACGATATATGTTGGTCTCCAACTGCCAGAGAGTTTGCGGTGATTTATGGTTACATGCCAAGTGAAACCAGTTTTTTCGATGCTCGTGGTAACCTTATTCATTCTTTGCCTACCTTACCCAGAAATACCATCTTGTATTCTCCTCACGGAAAGTACATCTTGGTGGCCGGGTTTGGGAACTTGCAAGGAACAGTGGATATTTATGACCGTCAAGACAAGTTTCGTAAAGTGGTGAGTTTTGAAGCTTCCAACACCAGTGTGTGTCTGTGGTCGCCCGATGGACGGTATATTTTAACTGCAACTACGTCTCCTAGGTTACGTGTGGATAACGGATTGAAGGTCTGGCACTTCAGTGGCCGGTTGATCTACTACCGTGAATATACCGAATTGTTTGCGGTGGGGTGGAAACCAGCCAAGGTGGAAGATTTCCCAGCCATTTCCAAATCAGAACCCATTCCTGGACCAGAGGCTCTGGCTCGCGaatacttggagaagaagcaACTGGCTGCCTCTCTGTCTGCCAAAAAACCAGCTGGTGCTTACAGACCTCCTCATGCCAGAAATGGGGATCTGGCTCCAAAGGCCACATCTTTGTACCAAAGAGAATTGGCTTCGTCAAACCAACCTTCCACCTTCACCCCGGGAATAAGACAAAGGGCCGTACCGGGGGCCGCACCAGTTGTGGCGAAGGAGTCAAAAACCGCTGCTAAGAACCGGAAAAAGAGAGAGACtcaaaagaaaaaagaagaggaagatgaagctGCTGCCACCGCTGCAGCCACTGCTGCAGCCACCTCTGCTGAGTCGACACCAAAGCCCGAGGAAGCCCAGCCTGAGGCTGGAGCTGTTGTGGGAGGAGTTTCCTCAATTGAGGAAAAACGGATCCGgtcgttgttgaagaagttgcgGGCTATTGagagcttgaagatgaaacaGGCGTACGGAGAAACCTTAGAAGACACACAaatctccaaaatcaacaaagaagatgagatCCGCAAAGAGTTGGACAACTTGGGATGGAGTGAGTGA